One genomic region from Candidatus Limnocylindrales bacterium encodes:
- a CDS encoding ABC transporter substrate-binding protein, with the protein MRNSSKFLYPHAVLMIIIGLVLLTFTSRVIAQEPKRGGTLKLIPHADLKILDPIWTTAYITRNHGYMIYDTLFALDENLKVQPQMVDTWQVSPDGLQYTFTLREGLKFHDGSPVTSDDVIASLKRWGQRDILGKQLMDYTSRLEKVDDKTFRLELKEPFGLVLDALAKPSSNVPFIMPARIAATPPDKQITEAIGSGPFKFVKEEWEPGYRVVYVRNPDYVPRSEPASYGAGGKRVYVDRVEWLYIPDPATASAALERGEVDYWERLPASLITQLEKNSHIAISVTDPLGSQYVLRPNHLHPPFNNVKARQALLWMTNQEAYMQAAVGDKRFWRTCLAFFMCGSPWETEVGSEPLKRQDLEKASQLMQEAGYDGRPVVLMDPTDRLQLHAIMLVAQYLLTQMGVKVDLQAMDWSTLVARRAEKKRPEEGGWNLLPTEFIGADTFNPAVNLTIDGSCDKAWFGWYCSEKMEKLRAEWARTQDEAKRKQLVEEIQKLAYEEVPYIPVGQSAYLIAYRDYVKGVPKFTAPVLWNVWLDKK; encoded by the coding sequence TCCTCCAAGTTTTTATACCCACATGCGGTTCTGATGATTATCATCGGATTAGTCTTGCTCACCTTCACTTCCCGGGTCATAGCCCAAGAACCTAAGAGGGGGGGAACTTTAAAGCTAATTCCCCATGCCGATCTAAAAATTCTGGACCCGATCTGGACTACAGCCTATATCACCCGCAATCACGGTTATATGATTTACGATACCCTTTTTGCTTTAGACGAAAATTTGAAGGTACAGCCCCAGATGGTGGATACCTGGCAGGTAAGTCCGGATGGGCTCCAGTATACCTTCACGTTGCGGGAAGGTCTCAAGTTCCATGACGGCAGTCCTGTTACGTCCGATGACGTCATTGCTTCCCTCAAACGATGGGGTCAGCGGGATATTCTGGGTAAGCAATTGATGGATTATACAAGCCGGTTAGAGAAGGTGGATGATAAAACTTTTCGGTTGGAGCTCAAGGAGCCTTTCGGGTTGGTACTCGATGCTCTGGCCAAGCCAAGCAGTAATGTGCCTTTCATCATGCCGGCTCGAATTGCAGCCACTCCGCCTGATAAGCAGATCACAGAAGCCATCGGTTCAGGACCCTTCAAATTCGTGAAGGAGGAGTGGGAGCCTGGATATCGCGTTGTTTATGTCCGTAATCCAGATTATGTACCCCGTTCTGAACCGGCCAGTTATGGTGCCGGAGGTAAGCGGGTATATGTGGATCGAGTGGAGTGGTTATATATTCCCGATCCCGCAACGGCCAGTGCAGCTTTAGAAAGAGGAGAGGTAGATTATTGGGAACGGTTACCGGCAAGTCTTATTACCCAACTGGAAAAGAATTCCCATATTGCCATCTCAGTAACCGATCCGCTGGGTAGCCAGTATGTGCTTCGCCCTAACCATCTCCATCCGCCCTTTAACAACGTAAAAGCCCGTCAGGCTTTATTGTGGATGACCAATCAGGAAGCCTACATGCAGGCGGCTGTGGGTGATAAGAGGTTCTGGCGGACCTGTCTGGCATTTTTTATGTGTGGCAGTCCTTGGGAGACCGAGGTGGGATCGGAGCCGTTGAAACGGCAAGATCTGGAGAAAGCCAGTCAATTGATGCAAGAAGCAGGATATGATGGACGACCGGTTGTACTCATGGATCCAACGGATCGCCTGCAATTACATGCCATCATGCTGGTGGCCCAATACTTGTTGACCCAGATGGGAGTCAAGGTAGATCTCCAGGCCATGGATTGGAGTACCCTGGTAGCCCGCCGGGCCGAGAAAAAGCGACCCGAAGAGGGGGGCTGGAACTTACTTCCTACGGAGTTTATCGGAGCCGATACGTTTAATCCGGCTGTAAACCTGACCATAGACGGCAGTTGTGACAAGGCCTGGTTTGGCTGGTATTGCAGTGAAAAAATGGAGAAGTTGCGTGCCGAATGGGCTCGTACCCAAGATGAAGCTAAGCGGAAGCAATTGGTAGAAGAAATTCAAAAGCTGGCCTATGAAGAGGTTCCTTATATACCCGTGGGACAATCTGCTTACTTAATAGCCTATCGAGATTATGTAAAAGGAGTACCTAAATTTACAGCTCCGGTCTTGTGGAACGTATGGCTGGACAAGAAATAA
- a CDS encoding ABC transporter permease → MKTTVPVKIIAPWKYVDNQIHGIPRFLKRHPTMCLGIFLLAVMSLIALGAPLWSQLDPLAINPIDRLQGPSVKHWFGTDHLGRDIYARTIYGSRISLIVGLCVATLSMIIGLTIGLISGYDRRLDMVIMRIMDGLMAIPAILLAIALMALMRASVQNVIIALVIPEVPRVVRVVRAAVLSLREQPFVEATRAAGAWIPRILFRHILPNTLAPLIVQGTYICASAIIIEAYLSFLGAGTPPQIPSWGNMMAEGRPYVQIAFWIILFPGLFLALTVLAINLVGDGLRDTLDPKLARRM, encoded by the coding sequence ATGAAAACAACGGTACCTGTTAAAATAATCGCCCCCTGGAAATACGTAGATAACCAAATCCATGGGATACCTCGATTCTTGAAACGCCATCCAACTATGTGCCTGGGAATCTTCCTGCTGGCCGTGATGAGCCTGATAGCCCTGGGGGCTCCGTTATGGTCACAGTTAGATCCGTTGGCCATTAATCCCATTGACCGACTTCAAGGACCTTCTGTTAAGCATTGGTTTGGAACAGACCATCTGGGACGGGATATTTATGCACGAACGATTTATGGTAGCCGCATCTCCCTGATAGTAGGACTTTGTGTGGCAACATTGAGTATGATCATCGGCTTAACCATTGGGTTAATCAGCGGATATGACCGACGTCTGGATATGGTGATCATGCGGATCATGGATGGATTGATGGCTATCCCGGCTATTTTACTGGCAATTGCTTTGATGGCTTTAATGCGGGCCAGTGTACAAAACGTTATCATCGCTTTAGTCATTCCCGAAGTTCCTCGCGTGGTTCGTGTCGTACGGGCTGCAGTATTAAGCTTACGAGAACAACCCTTTGTGGAAGCTACACGAGCTGCCGGGGCCTGGATCCCCAGGATCCTCTTTCGTCACATCTTGCCCAACACCCTGGCTCCTTTAATTGTACAAGGTACGTATATCTGTGCCTCCGCCATTATTATTGAGGCTTACCTCAGCTTTCTGGGAGCCGGTACACCTCCTCAAATTCCCAGTTGGGGAAATATGATGGCCGAAGGACGTCCTTACGTGCAAATCGCTTTTTGGATTATCCTCTTCCCAGGACTCTTCCTGGCTCTGACAGTCCTTGCTATTAATCTGGTAGGCGATGGCTTAAGAGATACGCTAGATCCTAAGCTTGCACGTCGGATGTAA
- a CDS encoding fumarylacetoacetate hydrolase family protein produces the protein MKIARFSRNGKIAYGVVEDDKVREISGDIFGEYTVTQTTYNLNDVEILAPIIPSKLVAIGLNYVDHAEETKMPLPKVPLIFFKAPSAIIGPGQDIIIPRDSRRTDYEAELGVVIGKKARYVKESEALDYVLGYICCNDVSERDIQRSDGQFARAKSFDTFAPCGPYIVTDIDPSDLKIELIQNGVVKQSSRTSKLVFNVPQLISFITRAMTLLPGDIISTGTPAGVGPMHPGDTIEVRIEKIGSLINRVKLEE, from the coding sequence GTGAAAATTGCCAGATTTAGCCGAAATGGAAAAATAGCCTATGGTGTGGTTGAAGACGACAAAGTGCGGGAGATCTCGGGAGATATTTTCGGAGAGTATACCGTAACTCAAACTACCTATAACCTGAATGATGTCGAGATCTTAGCCCCCATCATTCCCAGCAAACTGGTGGCCATTGGTCTTAACTATGTGGACCATGCGGAAGAGACCAAAATGCCTTTGCCCAAAGTTCCTCTTATCTTTTTTAAGGCTCCCAGTGCTATTATTGGTCCCGGGCAGGATATTATTATTCCCAGGGACTCCCGACGCACCGATTATGAAGCAGAGTTGGGGGTAGTCATAGGTAAAAAGGCCCGTTATGTTAAAGAGTCGGAAGCCCTGGATTACGTGTTAGGATATATATGTTGCAACGATGTTTCGGAACGAGATATTCAGAGGAGTGATGGGCAGTTTGCACGTGCAAAATCCTTTGATACCTTTGCTCCCTGTGGTCCTTACATTGTAACGGATATAGACCCCTCAGATTTAAAAATAGAGTTGATTCAGAATGGGGTGGTCAAGCAATCTTCCCGGACTTCCAAGCTGGTTTTTAACGTTCCCCAGTTGATCAGTTTCATTACCCGGGCTATGACACTCTTACCTGGAGATATCATCTCAACGGGAACTCCTGCCGGGGTTGGCCCCATGCATCCGGGGGATACGATTGAGGTAAGAATTGAAAAGATCGGAAGTTTGATCAACCGGGTCAAGCTGGAAGAGTAA
- a CDS encoding ABC transporter permease, which yields MQVQWLYPMQSYIIKRILGAIPVMFVVVVFVFSLLRLAPGDPAVVVAGDYAKPEDIIRIRQKLGLDKPIHEQFVIWMGQILRGDLGTSIFTGLPVAQLIKQRLEPTLSLCIFTLIISTGLAIPLGILAAWKAGTWIDRGTMVFSVLGFSLPVFWLGFLLMYFFSIQLSILPVQGYARLSEGFIPFIKHLILPSLALGMIYTALLARMTRASMLEVLKEDYIRTAFAKGVKPGLVLMRHAFKNASLPVATIIGTGFALLLGGAVVTESVFAIPGLGRLTVDAILHRDYPVIQGVILFTSSIYVFINLLVDLSYVFLDPRIRY from the coding sequence GTGCAGGTTCAATGGCTTTACCCCATGCAGAGTTATATTATCAAGAGAATACTGGGTGCCATTCCTGTGATGTTTGTAGTGGTTGTTTTCGTTTTTAGTTTATTGCGCCTGGCGCCAGGTGATCCGGCCGTGGTGGTGGCGGGAGATTACGCCAAACCTGAAGATATCATACGCATCCGACAAAAGCTGGGATTGGATAAGCCGATACACGAACAGTTTGTAATATGGATGGGTCAAATCCTTCGAGGTGACCTGGGGACTTCCATTTTCACAGGGCTGCCAGTGGCCCAACTCATTAAACAAAGATTGGAACCGACCCTCAGCCTTTGTATCTTTACCTTAATTATCAGTACCGGTCTGGCTATTCCACTGGGAATTTTGGCGGCATGGAAGGCAGGGACATGGATTGATCGGGGAACTATGGTCTTTTCGGTCCTCGGCTTTTCCCTACCGGTCTTCTGGCTGGGCTTTCTACTCATGTATTTTTTTTCTATCCAGCTTTCCATCCTCCCCGTCCAGGGTTATGCTCGGCTCAGCGAAGGGTTTATTCCGTTTATTAAACATCTGATACTTCCCTCCCTGGCATTGGGTATGATTTATACCGCTTTACTGGCCCGTATGACCCGCGCGAGTATGTTAGAGGTTCTCAAGGAGGATTATATTCGTACAGCTTTTGCGAAGGGGGTAAAACCCGGCCTGGTACTCATGCGACATGCCTTCAAAAATGCCTCACTACCTGTAGCAACTATTATCGGTACAGGCTTTGCGCTGCTTCTCGGTGGAGCGGTAGTAACCGAAAGTGTCTTCGCTATTCCGGGCCTGGGAAGATTGACCGTCGATGCCATTTTGCATCGCGATTACCCGGTTATTCAGGGTGTGATACTCTTTACTTCGAGTATCTATGTTTTCATCAACCTCCTGGTAGATCTCTCCTATGTCTTTTTAGATCCTCGAATTCGATATTAA
- a CDS encoding FG-GAP-like repeat-containing protein, with amino-acid sequence MGVWEWGSGEVWKYRSGGVGKWGSGEVGGRISTYTPIPPYSHTSIPPYFHPFIPPYSHTPILPYFPTPTPLFMAFIFCLLLFTFCLPIQAAPAKIIAEPDWKYKTEGFVVTVFPFDLDGDGKKEIIAGSDTLYVLDYSGNLSWKCEEACRQVKYFRSLYIADLDGDGHGEILAGSAGAGPDTPSFFVFDFRGRVLWKTRVQGEVTTLYAMDLNQDGKAEILAGSTDGTIYVWDYQGNLRWKYKMEGSAVTLTAFDLGKKGQSAILAGSEDGSVYLFGNNGELWDRFPAKGSILSLYVVDRKTGEGLRPGSTLVLAGSLDTTLYALEPEENQGTLSLKLKWKFETSGSVNVTYAFDLEGDGSKEILIGSGDHRVYVLDEQGQLKWTFTTGGEITSLRAFDLDRDGKGEVIVGSNDQQAYILNYLGDPKWKYETSNFISSVSGADIDGDGKGEIVIGSDNIYVFGYPSPLVTYGPVWNYETKELPSVISPVDLDGDGNLEILIGTLGGELHVLDNQGSFRGYYSNLASQESDEQGKSSQILRTPYQFTPQGGLRYPFQTEESITALSVYDLDRDGKDEIIVGLKNGEVILIQNEAEAWRYRAPGSVSAILVTELGKERTPEILVGSEDGTLQALDFQGTRKWNYHTGGKINILLAEDLDEDDEKEILIGGDDNILYVLDVEENTLQQGKLQWYYETGGSIFDISAGDLDADGEIEIILACRDGTLHILNHQGQPKRVQKIPNLNTFYPEDLEGNETIEIITGSEDGTLAVFDTQLNLKWSQKLEKGITGLMATNLYGDQRGAILVGCRDKNFYIFDSQGKLIWKYRTPGVIQSLQALDVDQDENVEVILSFEGTSNVLALSRVYNSPPFIREARVEALGKDEYRYTLRMGDVNGGYNQVGLEVYSPSRNLWRLIGEPKLAESGDKLTWQLSGLFTFWDRGLPHRYRFFYNDQGLTGTWGEFRGPDIPGIPWYMYGVILFLSLVVLSFLIWSCLYKFRSFKDRSQKVEGRRQKDRRSGIGD; translated from the coding sequence ATGGGAGTGTGGGAGTGGGGAAGTGGGGAAGTATGGAAGTATAGGAGTGGGGGAGTGGGGAAGTGGGGGAGTGGGGAAGTGGGGGGGAGAATAAGTACTTATACCCCCATACCCCCATACTCCCATACTTCCATACCCCCCTACTTCCACCCTTTCATACCCCCATACTCCCACACTCCCATACTCCCTTACTTCCCCACTCCCACACCTTTATTCATGGCTTTTATCTTTTGCCTTTTGCTCTTTACCTTCTGCCTTCCTATCCAGGCTGCTCCTGCCAAGATTATAGCGGAACCTGATTGGAAGTACAAAACAGAAGGGTTTGTAGTAACCGTTTTCCCCTTCGACCTGGATGGGGATGGAAAAAAAGAGATCATCGCCGGTTCCGATACCCTTTATGTTCTCGACTATTCGGGTAATCTAAGTTGGAAATGTGAAGAAGCTTGCAGGCAGGTTAAATACTTCCGAAGTCTGTATATAGCAGATTTGGATGGCGATGGACACGGAGAGATTTTGGCAGGTTCTGCAGGAGCAGGTCCCGATACACCTTCTTTTTTTGTTTTTGATTTCCGGGGACGGGTTTTATGGAAAACCAGGGTCCAGGGTGAGGTAACTACCCTGTATGCCATGGATTTAAATCAAGATGGAAAAGCAGAGATCCTGGCAGGTTCCACCGACGGAACGATCTATGTCTGGGATTATCAGGGGAACCTGAGATGGAAGTATAAAATGGAAGGATCCGCCGTAACCCTGACCGCTTTTGATTTGGGTAAAAAAGGGCAATCAGCGATCCTGGCAGGATCAGAGGATGGATCGGTTTATTTGTTCGGAAATAATGGGGAACTTTGGGATCGCTTTCCGGCAAAAGGCTCTATTTTGAGTCTGTATGTGGTGGATAGGAAGACAGGGGAAGGACTCAGACCCGGCTCTACCCTTGTACTCGCTGGATCGCTGGATACTACCCTTTATGCCCTTGAACCTGAAGAAAACCAGGGGACCCTCTCTTTAAAACTGAAATGGAAATTTGAGACTTCAGGAAGTGTTAATGTGACCTATGCCTTTGATCTGGAGGGGGATGGATCTAAGGAAATCCTGATCGGATCCGGCGATCATAGGGTTTATGTTTTGGATGAACAGGGACAGCTTAAATGGACTTTCACCACAGGAGGAGAAATCACAAGCCTTCGTGCCTTTGATCTGGATAGGGATGGTAAAGGAGAAGTTATCGTGGGATCCAACGATCAGCAGGCTTATATCCTGAACTACCTGGGAGATCCTAAGTGGAAGTATGAAACTTCAAACTTTATCTCCAGCGTTTCTGGAGCGGACATTGACGGAGATGGTAAGGGAGAGATCGTGATAGGATCGGATAATATCTATGTCTTCGGTTATCCCTCCCCTCTGGTGACCTACGGTCCCGTCTGGAACTACGAAACCAAAGAACTCCCTTCGGTAATCTCTCCCGTTGATTTGGATGGGGACGGAAACCTGGAAATTCTCATAGGAACCCTGGGGGGTGAACTACATGTATTGGATAATCAGGGCAGTTTCAGGGGCTACTATTCTAACCTGGCTTCACAGGAATCCGATGAACAGGGAAAATCTTCTCAAATTCTGAGGACCCCTTATCAGTTTACGCCCCAGGGAGGACTCAGGTATCCCTTTCAGACCGAAGAAAGCATTACGGCCCTTTCGGTTTATGACCTGGATCGGGATGGAAAGGATGAAATCATCGTAGGATTAAAAAACGGGGAGGTAATACTTATTCAAAATGAGGCCGAAGCCTGGAGATATCGGGCACCCGGGTCTGTATCCGCTATTTTAGTGACCGAACTGGGTAAGGAGAGAACACCCGAAATTTTAGTAGGCTCTGAAGATGGAACCCTCCAGGCCCTGGACTTTCAAGGGACTCGAAAATGGAATTATCATACAGGTGGAAAAATAAATATCCTCCTGGCTGAAGATCTGGATGAGGACGATGAAAAAGAAATTCTTATCGGAGGGGATGATAATATCTTGTATGTACTGGATGTAGAGGAAAATACCCTCCAACAGGGAAAACTTCAGTGGTACTATGAAACCGGTGGGAGCATTTTTGATATAAGCGCCGGAGATTTAGATGCAGATGGTGAAATCGAGATAATCCTGGCCTGTCGAGACGGAACCCTTCATATTCTCAACCATCAGGGTCAACCCAAGAGAGTTCAAAAAATCCCCAATCTTAATACTTTTTATCCGGAGGATTTGGAGGGAAATGAAACCATTGAGATTATCACTGGTTCGGAGGATGGAACCCTGGCCGTTTTTGATACCCAGCTCAACCTTAAATGGAGTCAAAAACTGGAAAAAGGGATAACCGGTCTTATGGCAACCAATTTATACGGTGATCAGAGGGGGGCGATCCTGGTCGGGTGTCGAGATAAGAATTTTTATATTTTTGACTCTCAAGGGAAGTTAATCTGGAAATATAGAACCCCGGGGGTTATTCAGAGTTTACAGGCCCTGGATGTAGACCAAGATGAAAATGTAGAAGTCATTCTGAGCTTCGAGGGAACTTCCAACGTGCTGGCCCTGAGTCGTGTTTATAACTCACCTCCCTTCATTCGGGAAGCCAGAGTGGAAGCCTTAGGAAAGGATGAATATCGTTATACCCTTCGGATGGGGGATGTAAATGGAGGCTATAACCAGGTAGGGCTTGAAGTCTACAGCCCTTCTCGAAATCTTTGGAGGTTGATAGGAGAACCCAAACTGGCCGAGTCTGGAGATAAACTTACCTGGCAACTTTCGGGTCTTTTTACTTTTTGGGATCGGGGATTACCCCATCGATATCGCTTCTTCTATAACGATCAGGGGTTGACCGGTACCTGGGGAGAATTCCGGGGGCCCGATATCCCCGGTATTCCCTGGTATATGTACGGGGTGATCCTTTTCCTATCCCTCGTTGTTTTATCCTTCTTAATCTGGAGCTGCCTTTATAAGTTTAGATCCTTCAAGGATCGGTCGCAAAAAGTAGAAGGCCGAAGGCAGAAGGATCGAAGATCCGGGATCGGAGATTAA
- a CDS encoding ABC transporter substrate-binding protein has translation MGGTLRFIAHADLKILDPIWTGGYITRNHGYMIYDTLFALDENMKVRPQMVDTWQVSPDGSQYTFTLREGLRFHDGTPVTSEDVIASIRRWGQRDALGKLLMKATARLEAVDTRTFRLELKEPFGLVLEALAKPSSNVPFIMPARIAATPADEQIKEPIGSGPFKFVKEEWEPGHRVAYVRNPEYVPRPEPPSYGAGGKRVYLDRVEWLYIPDPATASAALGAGEVDFWEFPPYDFITQLEKNPNITVFVYDPLGWQEQLRINHLHPPFNNKKARQALMWMVHQETYLRVAIGEKRFWRTCLAFFTCGSPWETQAGAEPLLRQDLEKAKQLMKEAGYDGRPVVLMDPTDIPVLHAPTLLTQQLLTQIGVKVDLQAMDWSTLLSRRAEKKPPEEGGWNLYHIRSLSADEFNPAGDLTIVGDCNSVVPGWYCSPHMEELRIELARTRDPIRQKELVEEIQKLAYDEVPKVPLGQSLGLVAYRKNVKGVIPFAAPVLWNVWLDKK, from the coding sequence ATGGGTGGAACGCTGCGATTTATTGCCCATGCCGATTTAAAGATCCTGGACCCCATCTGGACAGGAGGATATATAACCCGTAACCATGGTTATATGATCTATGATACCCTCTTTGCTCTGGACGAGAATATGAAAGTACGGCCTCAGATGGTGGATACCTGGCAGGTAAGTCCGGATGGTTCGCAATATACTTTCACCCTCAGGGAGGGTCTCCGGTTTCATGATGGTACTCCGGTTACCTCGGAAGATGTCATTGCTTCTATCCGGCGTTGGGGTCAGCGGGATGCCTTGGGTAAGTTGTTGATGAAGGCTACGGCCCGTTTGGAAGCGGTGGATACCAGAACCTTCCGTTTAGAGTTAAAGGAACCTTTTGGACTGGTTTTGGAAGCTCTGGCCAAGCCGAGTAGCAATGTACCTTTTATTATGCCGGCTCGAATTGCAGCCACTCCGGCCGATGAACAGATCAAGGAACCTATCGGCTCGGGTCCTTTCAAGTTCGTAAAGGAAGAATGGGAACCCGGGCATCGGGTTGCTTATGTCCGTAACCCGGAGTATGTCCCTCGTCCTGAGCCGCCCAGTTATGGTGCCGGAGGTAAAAGGGTTTATTTAGATCGTGTGGAGTGGCTTTATATTCCCGACCCGGCTACAGCCAGTGCGGCACTGGGAGCAGGGGAAGTAGATTTTTGGGAATTTCCCCCCTACGATTTTATTACCCAGTTAGAAAAAAACCCAAATATTACCGTCTTTGTTTACGATCCCCTGGGCTGGCAGGAACAATTGCGGATTAACCATCTCCATCCTCCCTTCAACAACAAGAAAGCTCGTCAGGCCCTGATGTGGATGGTTCATCAAGAGACCTATCTTCGGGTGGCTATCGGGGAGAAGAGGTTTTGGCGAACGTGTTTAGCGTTTTTCACATGTGGTAGTCCCTGGGAAACCCAGGCAGGTGCAGAGCCTCTCCTGCGGCAGGATCTGGAGAAGGCAAAACAGTTAATGAAGGAGGCCGGTTATGATGGACGGCCTGTTGTTTTAATGGATCCTACGGATATTCCCGTTTTACATGCACCTACCCTGCTAACTCAGCAATTACTGACCCAGATTGGGGTCAAAGTGGATTTGCAGGCTATGGATTGGAGCACGCTCCTGTCCCGCCGGGCTGAGAAAAAGCCCCCTGAGGAAGGAGGATGGAACCTCTATCATATAAGATCCCTGTCTGCCGATGAGTTTAACCCGGCAGGTGATCTGACCATTGTTGGTGATTGTAACAGTGTGGTTCCCGGCTGGTATTGTAGTCCCCACATGGAGGAATTGCGAATAGAATTAGCCCGTACTCGAGATCCTATCCGGCAAAAGGAATTAGTAGAAGAGATCCAAAAGCTGGCCTATGACGAAGTCCCCAAAGTACCGTTGGGGCAGTCCCTGGGTTTAGTCGCTTATCGTAAGAACGTGAAAGGGGTGATCCCCTTTGCGGCCCCCGTTCTGTGGAACGTGTGGTTAGATAAAAAATAA
- a CDS encoding sigma-54 dependent transcriptional regulator, whose protein sequence is MYSILIVDDNDAVRFMLSDFLSQEGYQIFVAQNGFEALRWVKDQPIDLVLLDIDMPGLNGLQVLEKIKELDSDCLVIMLTALQEIKFAVQAMKLGAYDYLSKPVNLEEIKLIIEKGLQHSQLQRKAFNLEQKIQEVWSPAGLIGTSPGITKIYQLIDKVARTDTTVLIQGESGTGKELVAYTLHQHSSRRDKSFVTVDCGAIPGDLMESELFGHEKGAFTGASQRKIGKFELARGGTLFLDEIGNLPLSGQAKLLRALEQKQITRVGGTSIIPTNVRIIAATNLVLRQAVREGKFREDLFYRLNVFTLELPPLRERKEDIPLLAENFLNRFAQQQKKNIHGISPKAMEILLGYSWPGNVRELRNVLERAVILAEDQITPEHLPDLTLFSPTPFSSLSFSEAKEKLLSDLEKKYILEALAKNKGNKAKAARALQINYKTLYDKLKKYGIDA, encoded by the coding sequence ATGTACTCGATTTTGATTGTAGACGATAATGATGCAGTCCGTTTTATGCTGTCGGACTTCCTTTCTCAGGAAGGTTACCAGATTTTTGTCGCTCAAAATGGCTTTGAAGCCCTCCGGTGGGTAAAAGATCAACCTATAGATCTTGTACTGTTGGATATTGATATGCCCGGCTTGAATGGATTGCAGGTTCTGGAAAAAATCAAAGAGCTGGATAGTGATTGTCTGGTTATCATGTTGACGGCTCTTCAGGAAATCAAGTTCGCTGTACAGGCCATGAAACTGGGGGCTTATGATTACTTATCCAAGCCGGTTAATCTTGAGGAAATTAAGCTGATTATCGAGAAAGGGTTGCAACATAGTCAGCTCCAGAGAAAAGCCTTCAATTTAGAACAAAAAATTCAAGAAGTCTGGAGTCCGGCGGGATTAATCGGAACCAGCCCAGGCATCACCAAGATTTATCAATTGATCGATAAAGTGGCACGAACTGACACCACCGTGCTTATTCAGGGAGAGAGTGGAACCGGTAAGGAGTTGGTCGCGTATACCCTTCATCAACACAGTTCCCGAAGGGATAAATCCTTTGTAACTGTAGATTGTGGGGCCATCCCAGGGGACTTGATGGAGAGTGAGTTATTCGGGCATGAAAAAGGGGCTTTTACGGGGGCTTCACAAAGAAAAATAGGAAAGTTCGAGCTGGCCCGGGGAGGAACCCTCTTCTTAGATGAAATCGGAAACCTCCCCCTTTCCGGGCAGGCTAAACTCCTCAGAGCACTCGAACAAAAACAGATTACCCGGGTGGGCGGAACTTCAATAATTCCTACGAATGTAAGAATCATTGCGGCTACCAATCTGGTATTACGCCAGGCAGTCCGGGAAGGGAAATTCCGAGAGGATCTCTTTTATCGATTGAACGTCTTTACCTTAGAACTCCCACCTTTGCGAGAGAGAAAAGAAGATATTCCCTTGTTGGCAGAGAATTTTCTCAATCGGTTTGCTCAGCAGCAAAAGAAGAACATCCACGGGATTTCCCCAAAGGCCATGGAGATCCTCCTGGGTTATTCCTGGCCCGGGAATGTTCGAGAACTTCGGAATGTTCTGGAAAGGGCTGTTATTCTGGCCGAAGACCAGATAACCCCCGAGCACCTGCCGGATCTCACTTTATTTTCTCCCACACCTTTTTCCTCTCTGTCTTTCTCTGAAGCCAAGGAAAAACTCCTCTCAGACCTTGAGAAGAAATATATCCTGGAAGCCCTCGCCAAAAACAAAGGAAATAAAGCAAAAGCCGCCCGGGCCCTCCAAATTAATTATAAAACTCTCTACGATAAACTGAAAAAATACGGAATCGACGCCTGA